From the Nocardiopsis changdeensis genome, one window contains:
- a CDS encoding MarR family winged helix-turn-helix transcriptional regulator yields the protein MAEVVWLDDGQQRTWRTFLAAVHLLDASLDRQLRRDSGLPHTYYQALAMLSEAPERSLTMTELARLLRSSPSRLSHAAAKLEDDGLIRRFRRPGDRRTTFVELTEKGERVLEAAAPGHVAEVRRVLFDVLEPEQVGQLRAIAEAMLGVLDPEGAEPRYTDPGGTRTRN from the coding sequence GTGGCCGAAGTCGTGTGGCTGGACGACGGGCAGCAGCGGACCTGGCGGACCTTCCTGGCCGCCGTCCATCTCCTCGACGCCTCCCTGGATCGCCAGCTACGGCGGGACTCCGGTCTCCCGCACACCTACTACCAGGCGCTGGCGATGCTGTCGGAGGCCCCCGAGCGGTCGCTGACCATGACCGAGCTGGCCCGGCTGCTGCGCTCCTCGCCCAGCCGCCTGTCGCACGCCGCCGCCAAGCTGGAGGACGACGGCCTCATCCGCCGCTTCCGCCGCCCCGGCGACCGGCGCACCACGTTCGTGGAGCTCACCGAAAAGGGCGAACGGGTTCTGGAGGCCGCCGCCCCGGGCCACGTGGCCGAGGTGCGCCGGGTCCTGTTCGACGTGCTCGAACCGGAACAGGTCGGACAGTTGCGGGCCATCGCCGAGGCGATGCTCGGCGTCCTGGACCCCGAGGGGGCCGAACCCCGGTACACCGACCCGGGGGGCACCCGGACCCGGAACTGA
- a CDS encoding response regulator transcription factor, whose product MLDMRILVVEDDDRVARGLVTALRSASFEVQRVATAERALAAPPADVVLLDLGLPDADGIDLLRRLRERPQTAIIAVTARAEERDRVRGLRAGADDYVVKPFGVAELLARIDAVLRRTRSARSEVEPEEPPVTVGSLTLDAASRTAAVGGEPVRLARKEFDLLLLLASRSPSVVARDQILDQVWGTAWETSSRTLDTHIASLRAKVGHAVRIRTVRGVGYLLDEA is encoded by the coding sequence ATGCTGGACATGCGCATTCTCGTGGTGGAGGACGACGACCGGGTCGCCCGCGGGCTGGTGACGGCACTGCGGTCGGCCTCCTTCGAGGTCCAGCGGGTCGCCACCGCGGAGCGGGCGCTGGCGGCGCCGCCCGCCGACGTGGTCCTGCTCGACCTGGGGCTGCCCGACGCCGACGGGATCGACCTGCTGCGGCGGCTGCGCGAGCGTCCGCAGACGGCGATCATCGCCGTCACGGCCCGGGCCGAGGAACGCGACCGGGTGCGCGGGCTGCGGGCCGGGGCCGACGACTACGTCGTCAAGCCCTTCGGGGTGGCCGAGCTGCTGGCCCGCATCGACGCGGTGCTGCGGCGCACCCGCAGCGCCCGCTCCGAGGTGGAGCCCGAGGAGCCGCCGGTCACCGTCGGGTCCCTCACCCTGGACGCCGCCTCGCGCACGGCCGCCGTCGGCGGCGAACCGGTGCGGCTCGCCCGCAAGGAGTTCGACCTGCTCCTGCTGCTGGCCTCCCGGTCGCCCTCGGTGGTGGCCCGCGACCAGATCCTCGACCAGGTGTGGGGCACCGCCTGGGAGACGTCCTCGCGCACCCTCGACACCCACATCGCCTCGCTGCGCGCCAAGGTGGGCCACGCGGTGCGGATACGCACCGTCCGCGGGGTCGGCTACCTGCTCGACGAGGCCTGA
- a CDS encoding TAXI family TRAP transporter solute-binding subunit produces the protein MGPDRRSVLLGALGAAAGAVLAGCARESGVRVPELVIATGPPGAVFREIGAEIAVLMRERLPGTEVVTVDTNASHDNLYLLEDGNAHLGLSSLDSTLDHESEISEGGVLSAVGRLYDSFVHLVVPEESAIRGLDDLAGLRVSVGSKDSGTEFTAQRILRETGLSAETVLMDQAASAEALASGGIDAMFSLTGLPTPAIAGLARERDVRFIDLSGTAGVMADAYPESYFQATIPATTYHGVPACPTMSTPNLLLCRSDLPDDLVFEVTDTVYRGAARLAAQRPEAAQINVRTGISTGLVPLHPGAERWYRENKPS, from the coding sequence ATGGGACCGGATCGCAGGAGTGTGCTGCTGGGGGCGCTCGGCGCGGCCGCGGGCGCCGTGCTCGCCGGGTGCGCGCGCGAGTCCGGTGTGCGCGTGCCCGAACTCGTCATCGCCACCGGCCCGCCCGGCGCCGTGTTCCGGGAGATCGGCGCCGAGATCGCCGTCCTGATGCGGGAGCGGCTGCCCGGCACCGAGGTGGTCACGGTGGACACCAACGCCTCGCACGACAACCTGTACCTGCTGGAGGACGGCAACGCGCACCTGGGGCTGTCGAGCCTGGACTCCACGCTCGACCACGAGTCGGAGATCTCCGAGGGCGGGGTGCTCAGCGCGGTCGGCCGCCTCTACGACAGCTTCGTCCACCTGGTGGTGCCCGAGGAGTCGGCGATCCGCGGCCTGGACGACCTTGCGGGGCTGCGGGTGTCGGTGGGCTCCAAGGACTCCGGCACGGAGTTCACCGCCCAACGGATCCTGCGCGAGACCGGGCTGTCCGCCGAGACCGTGCTGATGGACCAGGCCGCCTCCGCCGAGGCCCTGGCCTCCGGGGGGATCGACGCCATGTTCTCCCTGACCGGGCTGCCCACCCCCGCCATCGCCGGCCTGGCCCGGGAGCGGGACGTCCGCTTCATCGATCTGAGCGGCACGGCCGGGGTCATGGCCGACGCCTACCCCGAGTCCTACTTCCAGGCGACCATCCCCGCGACCACCTACCACGGGGTGCCCGCCTGCCCCACGATGTCCACGCCCAACCTGCTGCTGTGCCGCTCCGACCTGCCGGACGACCTGGTGTTCGAGGTGACCGACACCGTGTACCGGGGAGCGGCCCGGCTGGCCGCCCAGCGGCCCGAGGCCGCCCAGATCAACGTGCGCACCGGCATCTCCACGGGCCTGGTCCCGCTGCACCCCGGCGCCGAGCGGTGGTACCGGGAGAACAAGCCCTCCTGA
- a CDS encoding DoxX family protein → MIRAPHRRSILPPAVGDVAALIARVAVGVVFVAHGLPKAADLEGTAQGFASLGIPFPAFSALLGAAIEVGGGLALIVGLALPLAGLALAFMMANAYYFAHLGDPLVGGYEFLLVLGATSLALGFAGGRYSLDSLLPWGRRGRSRAAEAVTA, encoded by the coding sequence ATGATCCGAGCACCGCATCGGAGATCCATCCTCCCGCCCGCCGTCGGAGACGTCGCCGCCCTCATCGCACGGGTCGCCGTCGGCGTCGTCTTCGTCGCCCACGGCCTCCCCAAGGCCGCCGACCTGGAGGGGACCGCACAGGGCTTCGCCTCCCTGGGCATCCCCTTCCCGGCCTTCTCCGCCCTGCTCGGGGCGGCCATCGAGGTCGGCGGCGGCCTGGCGCTCATCGTCGGCCTCGCCCTGCCCCTGGCGGGGCTGGCCCTGGCGTTCATGATGGCGAACGCCTACTACTTCGCCCACCTGGGCGACCCCCTCGTCGGCGGCTACGAGTTCCTGCTGGTCCTGGGCGCGACCTCGCTCGCCCTGGGCTTCGCGGGCGGACGCTACTCCCTCGACAGCCTCCTCCCCTGGGGCCGTCGCGGGCGATCCCGTGCCGCCGAGGCGGTCACCGCCTGA
- a CDS encoding SDR family NAD(P)-dependent oxidoreductase: MNENTHHTAEAALVTGGGRGIGAAVAVRLAEAGFDVALTYERDEQAAAEVVSLIEKHGRRGLALRADASDADAVTGAVDRAAAEFGRLDVLVNNAAVFPVGPHDGHTVEEIDRVLAVNVRAPFLASRAAARHMDGDGRIVTVGSNVATRVPFGGLTLYTLSKSALAGMTRGLARDLGPRGITVAQVDPGPTDTDTNPADGPNADGIRSLVPLGRFARPAEIAETVAHLVGPGGRFITGAVLPVDGGINA; encoded by the coding sequence ATGAACGAGAACACGCACCACACCGCCGAGGCCGCGCTCGTCACCGGCGGCGGCCGGGGGATCGGGGCCGCGGTCGCCGTCCGGCTGGCCGAGGCGGGCTTCGACGTCGCCCTCACCTACGAACGCGACGAACAGGCCGCCGCCGAGGTCGTCTCCCTGATCGAGAAGCACGGGCGGCGCGGACTGGCCCTGCGGGCCGACGCCTCCGACGCCGACGCCGTCACCGGGGCCGTCGACCGGGCGGCCGCCGAGTTCGGGAGGCTGGACGTCCTGGTCAACAACGCCGCGGTCTTCCCCGTCGGCCCCCACGACGGGCACACCGTCGAGGAGATCGACCGGGTGCTGGCGGTCAACGTCCGGGCGCCCTTCCTGGCGTCCCGGGCGGCGGCCCGCCACATGGACGGCGACGGCCGGATCGTCACCGTGGGCAGCAACGTGGCGACCCGGGTGCCCTTCGGCGGCCTCACCCTGTACACCCTGAGCAAGTCGGCGCTGGCCGGCATGACCCGCGGGCTGGCCCGCGACCTGGGCCCGCGCGGCATCACGGTCGCCCAGGTCGACCCGGGTCCCACCGACACCGACACCAACCCGGCGGACGGCCCGAACGCCGACGGCATCCGCTCCCTGGTGCCGCTGGGCCGGTTCGCCCGTCCCGCGGAGATCGCCGAGACGGTCGCCCACCTGGTGGGGCCGGGCGGCCGGTTCATCACCGGCGCGGTGCTCCCCGTCGACGGCGGCATCAACGCCTGA
- a CDS encoding NADAR family protein — MSDTPENARSVADLVRVQGRIKYLHFWGHHPHPSGEVSASCLSQWWPADFTVDGVLYRTAEHYMMAGKARLFGDDEVLGEILACKHPREAKVLGRKVRGFDQEAWEAARFGIVVDGGVAKFGQNADLRDFLLGTGRRVLVEASPRDRIWGIGMSASHENAENPALWRGHNLLGFALMETRARLAAAA; from the coding sequence ATGTCGGACACCCCTGAAAACGCGCGCTCCGTGGCGGACCTGGTCAGGGTCCAGGGCCGGATCAAGTACCTGCACTTCTGGGGCCACCACCCCCACCCCTCCGGCGAGGTCTCGGCGAGCTGCCTGTCGCAGTGGTGGCCCGCCGACTTCACCGTGGACGGGGTCCTCTACCGCACCGCCGAGCACTACATGATGGCGGGCAAGGCACGGCTCTTCGGCGACGACGAGGTCCTCGGGGAGATCCTCGCCTGCAAGCACCCGCGCGAGGCCAAGGTGCTGGGCCGCAAGGTCCGCGGGTTCGACCAGGAGGCCTGGGAGGCGGCCCGGTTCGGCATCGTGGTGGACGGCGGTGTCGCCAAGTTCGGGCAGAACGCCGACCTGCGGGACTTCCTACTCGGCACCGGGCGGCGGGTGCTGGTGGAGGCCAGCCCCCGGGACCGGATCTGGGGCATCGGGATGTCCGCCTCGCACGAGAACGCCGAGAACCCGGCGCTCTGGCGCGGGCACAACCTGCTGGGCTTCGCCCTGATGGAGACCCGCGCCCGGCTGGCCGCCGCGGCCTGA
- a CDS encoding serine/threonine-protein kinase, with amino-acid sequence MRQPAPDLTPLRASDPRTIPPFTVHGRLGAGGMGVVYGATGPDGRWAAIKVVRDEFSGEPEFRARFAAEVELMLRVRALCVAPVLAHDAHAEHPWYATAYLPGPTLARRVRVGGPLPAGQARVVAAGIAEAVAAIHAAGVVHRDLKPANVILAPDGPKVLDFGIARAADLTSHTRTGGLIGSPAWMSPERYRGDSGPEADVFAWGAVAAYTATGRSPFGEGGAETLMYRILHEEPDLDGLPAELAEPVRRALAKDPALRPRASELVHAVAGVPREQDDTTIVTGLIRAHWDQGDTAPGGRPTGAPPGAPTPLPGNGPSPAPGGPPPHGPVPPGGLRPAGAAPPPRRRRVWPLALGAGALAVTLVGGVGVTALLLDGLRGVEGDDGTGDFDAAVAPSAEPSTLSGVVTGSGSTFLGPTLEAWAAQYGERQPGAEISYQPVGSGAGAQEFVDGATDFGSSEAPLTADQAAAAEEARGCPVVQFPVLTGSVAIIHNIEDGEEVTLSAQALADIFSGRVTDYGDLADSEFTGPDGYSGPITAVRHDDGASTAQVFERYLETEAEWAPGGWGESVRVASGDEGVAEMVAQTPGAIGFANVARAQEMGLYVASLYGPEQQVLFPEGEAARAAAEQIDLTGGDFSLTGRVTGDGYPIMRVNHVFAYECGYDDGVGEVMRDFWTYSLGQEGADLAEGTGNLPLPPEVAEGVLERVALIGSSS; translated from the coding sequence ATGCGACAGCCGGCACCCGACCTCACGCCCCTGCGGGCGTCCGACCCCCGCACGATCCCGCCGTTCACCGTGCACGGCAGACTCGGCGCCGGAGGCATGGGGGTGGTCTACGGGGCGACCGGCCCCGACGGCCGGTGGGCGGCGATCAAGGTCGTCCGCGACGAGTTCTCCGGGGAGCCCGAGTTCCGGGCCCGTTTCGCCGCCGAGGTCGAGCTGATGCTGCGGGTGCGTGCGCTGTGCGTCGCACCGGTCCTGGCCCACGACGCCCACGCCGAGCACCCCTGGTACGCGACCGCCTACCTGCCGGGGCCCACGCTGGCCCGGCGGGTGCGCGTCGGCGGCCCCCTGCCCGCCGGGCAGGCCCGGGTGGTGGCCGCGGGCATCGCCGAGGCGGTCGCCGCCATCCACGCGGCCGGGGTCGTCCACCGCGACCTCAAGCCCGCCAACGTCATCCTGGCGCCGGACGGCCCCAAGGTGCTGGACTTCGGGATCGCCCGCGCCGCCGACCTCACCTCGCACACCCGGACCGGCGGCCTCATCGGCTCGCCCGCCTGGATGAGCCCCGAGCGCTACCGCGGCGACAGCGGCCCCGAGGCCGACGTGTTCGCCTGGGGCGCGGTCGCCGCCTACACCGCCACCGGGCGCTCCCCGTTCGGGGAGGGCGGCGCGGAGACCCTGATGTACCGCATCCTCCACGAGGAGCCCGACCTGGACGGACTGCCGGCGGAGCTGGCGGAGCCGGTGCGCCGGGCCCTGGCGAAGGACCCGGCGCTGCGGCCCCGGGCCTCGGAGCTGGTGCACGCCGTGGCGGGAGTACCCCGGGAGCAGGACGACACGACGATCGTCACCGGGCTCATTCGCGCCCACTGGGACCAGGGGGACACCGCGCCCGGCGGACGGCCCACGGGGGCTCCGCCGGGAGCCCCGACCCCGCTGCCGGGGAACGGCCCGTCACCGGCCCCGGGCGGGCCGCCGCCCCACGGACCCGTGCCGCCGGGGGGCCTGCGGCCCGCGGGGGCGGCGCCCCCTCCCCGCCGCAGGCGGGTGTGGCCGCTGGCCCTGGGAGCCGGGGCCCTGGCGGTGACCCTCGTCGGCGGGGTCGGCGTGACCGCCCTACTGCTCGACGGCCTGAGGGGAGTGGAGGGCGACGACGGGACCGGGGACTTCGACGCGGCGGTGGCACCGAGCGCGGAGCCCTCCACGCTGAGCGGGGTGGTCACGGGCAGCGGCTCCACCTTCCTGGGGCCGACCCTGGAGGCATGGGCCGCGCAGTACGGGGAGCGGCAGCCCGGGGCGGAGATCTCCTACCAGCCGGTCGGATCCGGGGCCGGAGCGCAGGAGTTCGTCGACGGAGCCACCGACTTCGGTTCCTCCGAAGCCCCTCTCACCGCCGACCAGGCGGCCGCCGCCGAGGAGGCCCGAGGCTGTCCCGTGGTGCAGTTCCCCGTGCTGACCGGTTCCGTCGCCATCATCCACAACATCGAGGATGGCGAGGAGGTGACGTTGTCGGCGCAGGCGCTGGCCGACATCTTCAGCGGTCGGGTCACAGACTACGGGGACCTGGCCGACAGCGAGTTCACCGGGCCGGACGGCTACTCGGGGCCCATCACCGCCGTCCGCCACGACGACGGCGCCTCCACGGCGCAGGTGTTCGAGCGCTACCTGGAGACGGAGGCGGAGTGGGCCCCCGGCGGCTGGGGCGAGTCCGTGCGGGTCGCGTCCGGGGACGAGGGCGTGGCCGAGATGGTGGCCCAGACGCCGGGGGCCATCGGTTTCGCGAACGTCGCCCGCGCCCAGGAGATGGGCCTGTACGTCGCGTCCCTCTACGGGCCCGAGCAGCAGGTCCTCTTCCCGGAGGGGGAGGCGGCCCGGGCCGCCGCCGAGCAGATCGACCTGACCGGCGGCGACTTCTCCCTGACCGGCCGTGTGACGGGGGACGGCTACCCCATCATGCGGGTCAACCACGTGTTCGCCTACGAGTGCGGCTACGACGACGGGGTGGGAGAGGTCATGCGCGACTTCTGGACCTACTCCCTGGGCCAGGAGGGGGCGGACCTCGCGGAGGGGACCGGCAACCTCCCGCTCCCCCCGGAGGTCGCGGAAGGCGTCCTCGAACGGGTGGCCCTCATCGGATCGTCCTCCTGA
- a CDS encoding SDR family NAD(P)-dependent oxidoreductase → MPASDMPAPGTSGTARTAVVSGGGTGVGLATARALAARGYRVGLTGRREGPLDEAVGELRSRYGDDAAHRAALDLADPAAVGEHLPALAERLGGVDVVVNNAGGLRPAPDDTLAGIARGWSDDWAANVLTAVLSTEALLPYLREGGARVVNVGSIAAVRGGGGSYSATKAALHGWTFDLAARLGPTGCTVNIVVPGYISRTGFFGGGMTQARHDRLVSQTVTGRAGLPEDVAETIAWLASPGAGHVTGQVIQVNGGAVMGR, encoded by the coding sequence ATGCCCGCTTCCGACATGCCCGCCCCCGGCACATCCGGCACCGCCCGCACCGCGGTCGTCTCCGGAGGGGGCACCGGTGTCGGCCTGGCCACCGCCCGCGCCCTGGCCGCCCGCGGCTACCGCGTCGGGCTGACCGGCCGCCGCGAGGGCCCCCTGGACGAGGCCGTCGGTGAGCTGCGCTCCCGCTACGGCGACGACGCCGCGCACCGCGCCGCCCTCGACCTGGCCGACCCGGCCGCCGTCGGCGAGCACCTGCCCGCCCTGGCCGAGCGCCTGGGCGGGGTGGACGTCGTCGTCAACAACGCCGGGGGGCTGCGGCCGGCCCCCGACGACACCCTGGCCGGGATCGCGCGGGGCTGGTCGGACGACTGGGCGGCCAACGTCCTCACCGCCGTCCTGTCGACCGAGGCGCTCCTGCCGTACCTGCGCGAGGGCGGCGCCCGGGTCGTCAACGTCGGCTCCATCGCGGCGGTGCGCGGCGGCGGGGGCTCCTACTCCGCCACCAAGGCCGCCCTGCACGGATGGACCTTCGACCTGGCCGCCCGGCTGGGGCCGACCGGGTGCACGGTGAACATCGTGGTGCCCGGCTACATCTCCCGGACCGGGTTCTTCGGCGGGGGGATGACACAGGCCCGGCACGACCGGCTGGTCTCCCAGACCGTCACCGGCCGGGCCGGGCTGCCCGAGGACGTGGCCGAGACGATCGCCTGGCTGGCCTCGCCCGGGGCCGGACACGTCACCGGCCAGGTGATCCAGGTCAACGGCGGCGCCGTCATGGGCCGTTGA
- a CDS encoding SDR family NAD(P)-dependent oxidoreductase, which produces MSETNTRIALVTGANRGIGFQTARLLGLEGMTVLVGSRDAGRGAEAVRALEKEGVTAHPLEIDVTDAAGVAAAAERVAHDHGRLDVLVNNAGVALGWGAAGATDLAAFREVLEVNLLGPVAVTDAFLGLLRRSPAPRVVNVSSEIGSIGTLTDPEGPFFGLSGGLPYPASKAALNMATALYAKELAGAGAKVNAANPGYCATDLNGHAGTRTAEQGARVVLHLATLPGDGPNGVLWGHLAGASDPDAHGVLPW; this is translated from the coding sequence ATGAGCGAGACGAACACGAGGATCGCCCTGGTCACCGGGGCGAACAGGGGTATCGGATTCCAGACCGCGCGTCTGCTGGGGCTGGAGGGCATGACCGTGCTGGTGGGCTCCAGGGACGCCGGGCGCGGTGCCGAGGCGGTGCGCGCGCTGGAGAAGGAGGGGGTGACCGCGCACCCGCTGGAGATCGACGTCACCGACGCGGCCGGCGTCGCGGCGGCCGCGGAGCGGGTGGCGCACGACCACGGGCGGCTCGACGTGCTCGTCAACAACGCGGGCGTGGCCCTGGGCTGGGGCGCGGCCGGGGCGACCGACCTCGCCGCCTTCCGCGAGGTGCTGGAGGTGAACCTGCTGGGCCCGGTGGCGGTGACCGACGCCTTCCTGGGGCTGCTGCGCCGCTCGCCCGCGCCCCGCGTGGTCAACGTGTCCAGCGAGATCGGCTCGATCGGCACGCTGACCGACCCGGAGGGCCCGTTCTTCGGGCTCAGCGGCGGCCTCCCCTACCCGGCCTCCAAGGCGGCCCTGAACATGGCGACCGCCCTGTACGCCAAGGAGTTGGCCGGCGCCGGGGCGAAGGTCAACGCCGCCAACCCCGGGTACTGCGCCACCGACCTCAACGGGCACGCGGGGACCCGCACCGCCGAGCAGGGGGCGCGGGTGGTCCTGCACCTGGCGACCCTGCCCGGGGACGGCCCCAACGGCGTGCTGTGGGGGCACCTGGCAGGCGCGTCCGATCCGGACGCCCACGGGGTCCTGCCCTGGTAG
- a CDS encoding sensor histidine kinase has protein sequence MLRRLLLILVPTAFVLVAAVLVPLGTVVAGQLTQEMYVDRLGDAGRFTALARTALDTGRVDPLAREMERYEELYGIPAVVVAPDGAVVTGSGDRARMRELLDAAQARPIVTAAMAGERPAPPATVWPWSGEPLVVAEPIGRDSEVAGAVVVVSPTDRLGAEILGSWALLALFSVLPLTLLVSAVVPLSRWVLRPINRLDAATTAVSSGDLEVHVDAAGGPPELRRLTDSFNTMVGVVSRALDRQRAFVSEASHQLRNPLASLRLAVENLAPYLESEEAREAHAVAIDETTVMHRMLNSLLAATRLESLTGTEPVEAAEVLRSREERWRALGEGRGIAVETDVPAGLWVLAPAGGLGSILDELVSNALRLSGGTRVVVRADPGDPVRLRVLDDGEGLPEAEYALALDRFWRSPRHQNTEGTGLGLAIVADLMGEAGGRLVLGTGLPGTGRRGFGVTLELPAADPAPDRRDAD, from the coding sequence GTGCTGCGGCGCCTGCTCCTCATCCTGGTGCCGACCGCGTTCGTGCTGGTCGCCGCGGTCCTCGTCCCGTTGGGCACGGTCGTGGCGGGGCAGCTCACCCAGGAGATGTACGTGGACCGGCTCGGCGACGCCGGGCGGTTCACCGCGCTGGCCCGCACCGCGCTCGACACCGGGCGGGTGGACCCGCTGGCCCGGGAGATGGAGCGCTACGAGGAGCTGTACGGGATCCCCGCCGTCGTGGTCGCCCCCGACGGGGCGGTGGTCACCGGGTCGGGCGACCGCGCCCGGATGCGCGAGCTGCTGGACGCCGCGCAGGCCCGGCCCATCGTCACCGCGGCGATGGCGGGGGAGCGGCCCGCGCCGCCGGCCACGGTCTGGCCGTGGAGCGGGGAGCCGCTGGTGGTGGCCGAGCCGATCGGCCGCGACAGCGAGGTGGCGGGCGCGGTCGTGGTCGTGTCGCCCACCGACCGGCTGGGGGCGGAGATCCTCGGTTCGTGGGCGCTGCTCGCGCTGTTCAGCGTGCTGCCGCTGACCCTGCTGGTGTCGGCGGTGGTGCCGCTGTCCCGGTGGGTGCTGCGGCCCATCAACCGGCTCGACGCGGCCACCACCGCGGTCTCCTCCGGCGACCTGGAGGTGCACGTGGACGCCGCGGGCGGGCCGCCGGAGCTGCGCAGGCTCACCGACTCCTTCAACACGATGGTGGGGGTGGTGAGCCGGGCGCTGGACCGCCAGCGCGCGTTCGTCTCGGAGGCCTCGCACCAGCTGCGCAACCCGTTGGCGAGCCTGCGGCTGGCGGTGGAGAACCTGGCGCCGTACCTGGAGTCGGAGGAGGCGCGGGAGGCGCACGCGGTCGCGATCGACGAGACCACGGTGATGCACCGGATGCTGAACTCGCTGCTGGCCGCCACCCGGTTGGAGAGCCTCACCGGCACGGAGCCGGTGGAGGCCGCCGAGGTGCTGCGCAGCCGCGAGGAGCGGTGGCGGGCGCTGGGGGAGGGCCGGGGGATCGCCGTCGAGACGGACGTCCCGGCGGGCCTGTGGGTGCTGGCCCCGGCGGGCGGGCTGGGCAGCATCCTGGACGAGCTGGTCAGCAACGCCCTGAGGCTGTCGGGCGGCACCCGGGTGGTGGTGCGGGCCGACCCGGGCGACCCGGTGCGCCTGCGGGTCCTCGACGACGGGGAGGGGCTGCCGGAGGCGGAGTACGCCCTGGCCCTGGACCGGTTCTGGCGCTCTCCGCGCCACCAGAACACCGAGGGCACCGGGCTCGGCCTGGCCATCGTCGCCGATCTGATGGGGGAGGCGGGCGGGCGGCTGGTCCTGGGCACGGGGCTGCCCGGCACCGGCCGGCGCGGTTTCGGGGTCACCCTGGAACTCCCCGCGGCCGACCCCGCCCCCGACCGCCGGGACGCCGACTAG
- a CDS encoding dioxygenase, which translates to METTAARMPTLYLSHGAPPLADDAEWTRQLADWSGRIARPTAILVVSAHWEDAPLTLGATAGGVPLTYDFWGFPQRYYDVTYTAPGAPALAEKVRGLVGGPVHQDPARGLDHGAYVPLKEMYPGADIPVLQVSMPSLDPVELLGLGERLAPLRDEGVLIVGSGFTTHNLREMSRSAHGTAPAWSVEFDDWVKRAVADHDVDALLDFGHKAPAAAIAHPRSDHFAPLFVALGAGLADHRGSASTVDGFWHGLAKRSFQFD; encoded by the coding sequence ATGGAGACGACAGCGGCGCGCATGCCGACCCTCTACCTCAGCCACGGAGCACCGCCGCTCGCCGACGACGCCGAATGGACCCGGCAGCTCGCCGACTGGTCCGGCCGCATCGCCCGCCCCACCGCGATCCTGGTGGTCTCCGCGCACTGGGAGGACGCCCCGCTCACCCTCGGCGCGACCGCCGGCGGGGTCCCCCTCACCTATGACTTCTGGGGCTTCCCGCAACGCTACTACGACGTCACGTACACGGCTCCCGGAGCGCCCGCGCTGGCGGAGAAGGTGCGCGGCCTGGTCGGCGGCCCGGTCCACCAGGACCCCGCCCGGGGCCTGGACCACGGCGCCTACGTCCCGCTGAAGGAGATGTACCCCGGGGCCGACATCCCGGTGCTCCAGGTCTCCATGCCGTCCCTGGACCCCGTCGAGCTGCTCGGGCTGGGCGAGCGCCTGGCCCCGCTGCGCGACGAGGGCGTGCTGATCGTCGGCAGCGGGTTCACCACCCACAACCTGCGCGAGATGTCCCGCAGCGCGCACGGCACCGCCCCGGCCTGGTCGGTGGAGTTCGACGACTGGGTGAAGCGCGCGGTGGCCGACCACGACGTCGACGCCCTGCTGGACTTCGGGCACAAGGCGCCGGCGGCCGCGATCGCCCACCCGCGCAGCGACCACTTCGCGCCGCTGTTCGTCGCCCTGGGCGCCGGGCTCGCGGACCACCGCGGGTCCGCGTCGACCGTGGACGGGTTCTGGCACGGGCTGGCCAAGCGCTCCTTCCAGTTCGACTAG